In Anaerolineales bacterium, one DNA window encodes the following:
- a CDS encoding class I SAM-dependent methyltransferase encodes MNDDRTNYIPALRYEWLTGLYDTVMDKLMHETEFKQALVRQARLAKNHRVLDLGCGTATLTLIIKQSFPNTEVTGLDGDPKALGIAKEKISRSGLNITLDEGMAFDLPYPDNSFDRVFSGLLFHHLTREDKERTLKEVYRVLRPGGELHVADWGKANSVKMRLAFFLVQFLDGFSTTSDNVNGLLPVFFNKADFQDVTETARYATIFGTMSLYKSRKPAHSFMTAT; translated from the coding sequence ATGAACGATGATCGCACCAACTATATTCCTGCCCTGCGATATGAATGGCTGACTGGTCTCTATGACACTGTGATGGACAAGTTAATGCATGAAACTGAGTTCAAGCAAGCTCTTGTTCGTCAGGCTCGGCTTGCTAAAAATCATCGCGTTCTGGATTTGGGTTGCGGAACAGCAACACTTACGCTCATCATCAAGCAATCTTTCCCCAATACGGAAGTGACTGGCTTGGATGGTGATCCCAAGGCCCTTGGAATCGCGAAAGAGAAGATTTCCAGATCTGGTCTAAACATTACTCTCGACGAAGGTATGGCATTTGATCTGCCATATCCCGACAACTCGTTTGATCGTGTGTTTTCTGGTTTGCTCTTCCATCACCTGACGCGTGAGGATAAGGAGCGCACTTTAAAAGAAGTATATCGAGTCCTGCGACCTGGCGGTGAATTACATGTAGCAGACTGGGGAAAGGCAAATAGTGTGAAAATGCGGCTGGCTTTCTTTCTGGTGCAATTTTTGGACGGTTTCAGTACAACTTCTGACAACGTGAATGGGCTGCTGCCGGTGTTTTTTAACAAAGCTGATTTTCAGGATGTCACGGAGACGGCTCGATATGCAACGATTTTCGGCACTATGTCGCTGTACAAATCCAGAAAGCCCGCTCATTCGTTCATGACTGCTACATGA
- a CDS encoding c-type cytochrome domain-containing protein: protein MKFVKILLGLVAAGTVLVGGFMAGTFITQMRAISAPVQQFAQPTFVPQQIQPTIVPQQQIQPTVIPQQFQATSIPQTTPPAIPPQGQWRPGWWMMSPEGEWEHGWMTNPNYSQQGQQGWGMMHDWNDNNWSGMHGGMMNGNGSGWQANPNWNLTPTVRNSSPTSPTPSISISFRDNVQPIFVARCVACHGGTNGLYLDTYENALKGGASGAVIIPGDVYNSRLAYYVYSGYMPFRSAPLTPAEIQTILDWIAAGAQNN, encoded by the coding sequence ATGAAATTCGTAAAAATCCTTCTCGGACTGGTCGCGGCTGGAACCGTACTGGTGGGCGGGTTCATGGCAGGAACTTTCATCACACAGATGCGCGCCATCAGCGCCCCAGTGCAACAATTTGCCCAACCGACATTCGTTCCACAACAGATTCAACCGACGATAGTTCCGCAACAACAAATTCAACCCACAGTAATTCCGCAACAATTCCAAGCAACATCCATTCCACAAACGACACCGCCCGCCATTCCTCCGCAGGGACAGTGGAGACCAGGCTGGTGGATGATGAGTCCAGAGGGAGAATGGGAGCATGGTTGGATGACGAATCCGAACTACTCACAACAGGGACAACAAGGCTGGGGCATGATGCACGATTGGAACGACAATAACTGGAGTGGTATGCATGGCGGCATGATGAACGGAAATGGCAGTGGCTGGCAGGCTAACCCTAACTGGAACCTTACGCCGACTGTGCGAAACAGTTCACCGACTTCTCCCACTCCCTCAATATCCATTTCATTCAGAGATAACGTTCAGCCCATCTTTGTAGCGCGATGTGTCGCCTGTCACGGCGGGACGAACGGCTTGTATCTCGATACATATGAGAACGCACTGAAAGGCGGCGCCAGTGGCGCAGTCATTATCCCTGGCGATGTATACAACAGCCGCCTTGCTTACTACGTGTACAGTGGCTACATGCCTTTCCGCAGCGCGCCCCTCACTCCAGCAGAAATCCAAACCATTTTGGATTGGATCGCAGCGGGCGCTCAAAACAACTAA
- a CDS encoding response regulator transcription factor gives MADKILVVEDEAQITRTLRLYLEQAGYQVVIISDGAQAMPAFRHEKPDLVILDLHLPHVDGWEVCRQIRRETDTPIIMLTARSEESDKLIGLELGADDYVTKPFSPREVTARVRVVLRRSRGQVQPPPILRADTLVLDLEAHTATKDDQLLDLTPTEFEILAAFMRHPGQAFTRLQLVEAAQGVAYEGYERVMDQHIKNLRAKLGDDARAPRFIETVFGVGYRFSAEFRHDA, from the coding sequence TTGGCAGACAAAATCTTGGTCGTTGAAGACGAAGCGCAAATCACCCGCACCTTGCGGTTGTATCTCGAACAGGCTGGCTACCAGGTTGTCATCATCTCTGATGGCGCACAGGCAATGCCAGCCTTTCGGCATGAAAAGCCCGATCTTGTCATCCTGGATTTGCACCTTCCGCACGTGGATGGCTGGGAGGTCTGCCGCCAGATCCGCCGCGAAACGGATACACCTATCATCATGCTTACTGCCCGCAGTGAGGAGAGCGATAAACTCATTGGTTTGGAACTCGGAGCGGATGATTACGTTACCAAGCCGTTTAGTCCACGTGAGGTAACGGCGCGTGTACGCGTTGTGCTGCGGCGAAGTCGTGGACAGGTGCAGCCGCCGCCCATCCTGCGCGCCGATACACTCGTTCTGGACCTCGAAGCGCATACCGCGACCAAGGATGACCAGCTCCTTGATCTGACTCCAACCGAATTCGAGATTCTTGCCGCGTTCATGCGTCATCCAGGGCAGGCATTCACCCGATTACAGTTGGTCGAAGCCGCACAGGGCGTGGCTTATGAAGGGTATGAGCGTGTGATGGATCAGCACATCAAAAACTTGCGCGCCAAACTGGGTGACGACGCCCGCGCGCCGCGCTTCATTGAAACAGTGTTCGGTGTGGGTTATCGGTTTTCTGCGGAGTTTCGCCATGATGCGTAG
- a CDS encoding cation-translocating P-type ATPase — translation MNTKQLELRVANLDCEHDAAAIERGLQGFPGIAELKIYPKSAKVAITYDPASTKPEAVKEKLESLGFPPQKGMEMAEQPKPWRNPKVLTSVASGVFLLIGWLLGLAGVPAIFSTVVYIAAILIGGYYFGREAIEELIFEREIGIELLMSTAAVVATIMGLAGEGAMLVFLYSISEAAEGYTEEKTRAAIKALMDLAPKVALVRRGGVEREIPVQELEVGDVFIVKPGEAMATDGEILVGASSVNQAPVTGESVPVEKQPGDPVFAGSINGEGALEVRATKTFADNTISRIIHMVEEAQEKKGKSQRFIERFGARYSPAVLAIGILIAIVPPLFFSADWVTWITRATVFIVAAAPCALVISIPITLVASLGTGARQGVLIKGGVYVEELAKVKVVAMDKTGTLTRGEPEVTDVLLLRQDPDRLAASQQQLLALAAGIERRSGHPLAQAIVRHAEAQGIQPSELAEFRSLTGAGASARLDGRTIYVGSPDMFHSKLGVSLDGVWGDINQLQGEGKTVVVLGDEEAPWGMIAIRDNIRLNAAKAIDAIHAAGVEKVVMLTGDNERTAQAIARELGIDEIYADLKPEDKVTKVRELAQRYGHVAMVGDGVNDAPALAEATVGVAMGAAGTDVALETADVALMADDLEKLAYALKLAKRNQSVVNQNLALSAIVIGALVIGAVAGAFSLPIAVLGHEISEFIVIGSGLRMLRA, via the coding sequence ATGAACACCAAACAACTCGAACTTCGTGTCGCCAACCTTGATTGCGAACATGACGCCGCCGCCATTGAGCGCGGCCTGCAAGGCTTTCCCGGCATTGCCGAACTGAAAATCTATCCTAAGTCCGCCAAGGTAGCGATCACATATGATCCTGCCTCCACCAAGCCCGAAGCGGTGAAAGAAAAACTGGAATCACTCGGCTTCCCTCCGCAGAAGGGGATGGAGATGGCAGAACAACCAAAGCCCTGGCGTAACCCCAAGGTATTAACATCAGTTGCGTCAGGTGTGTTTCTGTTAATTGGCTGGTTACTTGGGCTGGCAGGTGTACCCGCAATTTTCTCAACCGTCGTCTACATCGCGGCGATTCTGATTGGCGGATACTATTTCGGACGTGAAGCGATTGAAGAACTGATCTTCGAGCGTGAAATTGGCATTGAGTTGCTAATGAGCACAGCGGCTGTCGTTGCTACGATCATGGGTCTGGCAGGCGAAGGCGCGATGCTGGTATTCCTCTATTCGATCAGCGAAGCTGCCGAAGGTTATACCGAAGAGAAAACGCGCGCTGCCATCAAGGCGTTGATGGATCTCGCACCAAAAGTTGCGCTTGTGCGCCGCGGTGGAGTCGAGCGCGAAATCCCTGTGCAAGAACTGGAAGTTGGTGATGTGTTCATCGTCAAGCCAGGAGAGGCGATGGCAACGGATGGCGAGATTCTTGTTGGTGCTTCCAGTGTTAATCAGGCGCCAGTCACCGGTGAAAGCGTGCCTGTGGAAAAACAGCCCGGCGATCCTGTGTTCGCCGGTAGCATCAACGGCGAGGGTGCGCTGGAAGTACGCGCCACCAAGACCTTTGCCGATAACACGATCAGCCGCATCATCCATATGGTTGAGGAAGCCCAGGAAAAGAAGGGCAAGAGCCAAAGGTTCATTGAAAGATTCGGCGCGCGCTACAGCCCCGCTGTGCTTGCGATTGGAATTCTAATTGCGATTGTGCCGCCGCTATTTTTCAGCGCGGATTGGGTCACTTGGATTACGCGCGCAACTGTATTCATAGTGGCAGCCGCTCCATGCGCGCTCGTCATTTCCATCCCCATCACTTTGGTGGCTTCCTTGGGTACTGGCGCGCGGCAGGGAGTGCTCATCAAAGGCGGCGTGTATGTCGAGGAACTGGCGAAAGTCAAGGTGGTCGCAATGGACAAGACCGGCACGCTGACGCGTGGCGAGCCGGAAGTGACCGATGTGCTCCTGCTGCGTCAAGACCCGGATCGCTTAGCCGCTTCGCAGCAGCAACTGCTGGCGTTGGCAGCGGGCATCGAGCGTCGCAGTGGACACCCGCTGGCGCAAGCTATCGTCCGGCATGCGGAGGCGCAGGGTATTCAGCCGTCTGAATTGGCCGAGTTCCGCTCCCTGACCGGTGCTGGAGCTTCGGCCAGGCTTGACGGACGCACGATCTATGTCGGCAGCCCAGACATGTTCCACTCAAAGTTGGGCGTTTCACTGGATGGGGTGTGGGGAGACATCAACCAGCTACAGGGCGAGGGAAAAACGGTGGTGGTGCTTGGGGATGAAGAGGCTCCCTGGGGTATGATCGCCATACGCGATAACATCCGCCTCAACGCAGCAAAGGCGATTGACGCTATCCACGCGGCAGGTGTGGAAAAAGTGGTGATGCTCACGGGTGACAACGAACGTACTGCGCAAGCCATTGCCCGTGAACTCGGCATTGATGAAATCTACGCGGACTTGAAACCGGAAGATAAAGTGACAAAGGTCCGCGAACTCGCGCAGCGCTACGGGCACGTGGCGATGGTTGGCGATGGTGTAAACGACGCGCCCGCGCTGGCGGAGGCAACCGTGGGTGTGGCGATGGGCGCAGCCGGAACGGATGTGGCGCTCGAAACCGCAGACGTCGCGCTCATGGCGGACGATCTCGAAAAATTGGCGTATGCGCTCAAGCTGGCAAAGCGCAACCAATCGGTGGTGAACCAGAACCTGGCGCTATCCGCCATCGTGATCGGCGCGCTGGTCATCGGCGCGGTTGCAGGCGCCTTTTCACTGCCGATTGCAGTGCTAGGACACGAGATCAGCGAATTTATCGTCATTGGAAGTGGGTTGCGGATGTTACGCGCTTGA
- a CDS encoding class I SAM-dependent methyltransferase encodes MNWLISTQTTLDRIGLRPGQRVLEVGPGPGRLLIPAARRVLPGGEVIGLDIQPGMIERLKARAAQAGVSNLTPILGDATQSHFPPDYFDVIYFCTVLGEIPDRAAALHQCQAALKPGGLLSITEIFPDPHYQSRTTVQRLAESVGFQLQAIHGSWYFFTANFVKAYV; translated from the coding sequence ATGAACTGGCTGATAAGCACACAGACAACCCTGGATCGCATTGGGCTGCGACCGGGACAGCGCGTATTGGAAGTGGGCCCTGGCCCGGGCCGGCTGCTCATCCCTGCCGCCCGGCGAGTGCTGCCCGGCGGCGAAGTTATCGGCTTGGACATCCAGCCTGGAATGATTGAACGGCTCAAAGCGCGTGCAGCACAGGCTGGCGTGTCGAACCTGACGCCAATCCTGGGCGATGCAACGCAATCGCATTTTCCGCCAGATTATTTTGACGTGATTTATTTCTGCACCGTGTTGGGCGAAATCCCAGACCGGGCAGCAGCGCTGCATCAATGCCAAGCGGCGCTAAAACCCGGTGGTCTGCTTTCGATCACGGAAATCTTCCCCGACCCGCACTATCAATCGCGAACGACGGTGCAGCGGTTGGCAGAGTCGGTGGGCTTTCAACTGCAAGCCATACATGGATCATGGTACTTTTTCACGGCGAACTTTGTGAAAGCATATGTGTGA
- a CDS encoding ATP-binding protein, whose amino-acid sequence MMRSLWLKLMGAFLLVVVVGGGIDTYLVSRSTQTQFSQYIDQNGRVFAQQLAPILAQYYSRQGNWQGVENLLNNPWGTSMMNDGMGMMGEDNWGMWQEGNGMEMGGDMMGSTSNPWNMMGVRLLLADAQGTIIADSAAQDVGKSLSSADLVAGVPVIAGNQQVGTLLPVYASPNATSPAGEFVTSVNRSTWLAGIVAAVVALLLGSLLFFQIVAPIQRLTSAAQKIAAGHLRQRIPTHSQDEIGTLATAFNQMADSLAQHEELRRNLIADVAHELRTPLTVIQGNLEAMLDGVLPASPQEIATLRDEAALLTRLVSDLRLLSLAEAGQLKLERVKIDPAELIMRAVEPFRLQAQSSQIELALELAPNLPSISVDADRIAQVIRNLLSNALRHTPAGGRVTVTCRNDKTQSLLITVSDTGEGIPPDDLPFVFDRFYRADKSRSRASGGSGIGLAIVKQLVEAHGGKVRAESQSGQGTTFGFTLPS is encoded by the coding sequence ATGATGCGTAGTTTGTGGCTCAAGCTAATGGGTGCATTTTTATTGGTGGTTGTGGTCGGCGGCGGCATTGACACCTACCTGGTCAGCCGTTCGACGCAGACACAATTCAGCCAATACATCGATCAAAATGGACGGGTGTTTGCACAACAACTTGCTCCCATCCTTGCCCAGTATTACAGTCGTCAGGGGAATTGGCAGGGTGTGGAGAACTTGCTCAATAATCCCTGGGGAACATCCATGATGAATGATGGCATGGGGATGATGGGAGAGGACAACTGGGGCATGTGGCAGGAAGGAAATGGAATGGAAATGGGCGGCGATATGATGGGTTCTACCTCCAATCCCTGGAACATGATGGGAGTGCGTCTCCTGCTTGCCGACGCGCAGGGGACGATTATCGCCGATAGCGCCGCGCAGGATGTTGGAAAGAGTCTTTCATCAGCGGATTTAGTAGCAGGTGTGCCTGTCATTGCAGGAAATCAGCAGGTGGGAACGCTTCTGCCTGTTTATGCGAGTCCAAATGCAACCAGCCCCGCTGGGGAATTTGTCACATCGGTCAATCGTTCAACCTGGCTGGCAGGAATCGTTGCCGCCGTTGTAGCGCTGTTGCTTGGTTCGTTGCTGTTCTTTCAAATTGTTGCGCCTATACAACGGCTGACTTCCGCCGCCCAGAAAATCGCAGCAGGACATTTGCGTCAACGCATTCCAACACACTCGCAGGATGAAATCGGTACGTTGGCAACTGCATTCAATCAAATGGCGGACTCGCTTGCACAACATGAAGAATTGCGCCGCAATCTGATCGCGGATGTCGCCCATGAACTGCGCACTCCGCTTACGGTGATTCAGGGGAATCTGGAAGCCATGTTGGATGGAGTCCTGCCCGCCAGTCCACAAGAAATTGCTACACTGCGGGATGAAGCAGCATTATTGACTCGTCTCGTTTCGGATTTAAGATTGCTTTCGCTGGCGGAAGCGGGTCAATTGAAGCTGGAACGCGTGAAGATCGATCCCGCTGAACTCATTATGCGGGCAGTCGAGCCGTTCCGTTTGCAGGCACAATCCAGCCAGATTGAACTCGCATTGGAACTTGCGCCCAACTTGCCATCTATTAGTGTGGACGCGGATCGTATCGCCCAGGTAATTCGCAATCTGCTCAGTAATGCTTTGCGTCACACACCTGCAGGGGGACGGGTTACAGTGACATGCAGAAACGATAAAACCCAGAGCCTCCTCATCACGGTATCTGATACAGGTGAGGGCATTCCACCTGATGATCTGCCCTTTGTCTTTGACCGCTTCTATCGCGCTGACAAATCCCGTTCACGCGCCAGCGGCGGATCGGGGATTGGGCTGGCGATTGTAAAACAATTAGTAGAGGCGCACGGCGGGAAAGTACGGGCGGAAAGTCAGTCAGGGCAGGGAACAACGTTTGGGTTCACCCTGCCATCTTGA
- a CDS encoding phenylacetate--CoA ligase family protein — translation MSENTLQLLLDVRKARQQGPATIKQRQRKRLAEMVAYARANSPYYRELYKGLPERVEDPTLLPITDKKKLMARFDDWVTDHEVTLEKARHFVENPNLFGKQFLGKYLVVTTSGTTGTHGIFLADRRSLSVVGPLFLNMLHAWLGVRNILRIITAGGRIGLVLAMGTPTATGVGISYFGARLGRMLCPLSVRAPLSDLVAELNTFQPLILVSYGTVMKLLANEQESGRLHIKPVLIIVTAEGLALNEYDRIASVFNAKVGNMYASSECPFMSYSCEHGWLHVNSDWVVLEPVDADYQPVPPGIQSYTVLVSNLANRVQPILRYDLGDSVLERPDPCPCGNPLPAIRVQGRAADMLVFPTDHGERITVPPLLFGTSIYHIPGIEQFQVLQTAPLSLRVRLRLAHDSEPNRVWDAVHTEITCLLANHKLNHVTLEHADEPPEQTPGGKYREVISLR, via the coding sequence TTGAGCGAGAATACTCTACAGTTGTTGCTCGACGTGCGCAAAGCCAGACAGCAAGGGCCGGCTACGATAAAGCAGCGGCAGCGCAAACGCCTTGCCGAGATGGTGGCCTATGCACGTGCCAACTCACCCTACTATCGCGAGCTTTACAAAGGCTTGCCTGAGCGGGTCGAGGATCCAACCTTGCTGCCGATCACCGACAAGAAGAAGCTGATGGCGCGTTTTGACGACTGGGTCACCGACCATGAGGTGACGCTTGAGAAGGCTCGTCACTTCGTTGAAAACCCCAATCTGTTCGGAAAGCAATTTTTGGGCAAGTACCTTGTAGTAACAACGTCTGGAACTACCGGGACTCACGGTATCTTTCTTGCAGACAGGCGATCCCTTTCCGTGGTCGGGCCACTCTTCTTAAACATGTTGCACGCCTGGCTCGGTGTCCGCAACATCCTCCGGATCATCACCGCCGGCGGACGCATCGGATTAGTTCTTGCAATGGGCACTCCAACCGCCACCGGCGTCGGCATTAGTTACTTCGGTGCGCGGCTCGGCAGAATGTTATGTCCCCTGTCGGTACGCGCTCCCCTATCTGATCTTGTGGCTGAACTCAACACATTTCAGCCCCTCATTCTCGTAAGTTATGGGACTGTAATGAAATTGCTTGCCAACGAACAAGAATCCGGCCGTCTGCACATCAAGCCGGTACTGATTATCGTGACAGCTGAAGGACTGGCTCTGAACGAATATGACCGCATTGCCAGTGTGTTCAACGCCAAAGTTGGTAATATGTATGCTTCCTCTGAGTGCCCTTTCATGAGTTATAGCTGCGAACACGGATGGCTGCACGTCAATAGCGACTGGGTGGTGCTCGAGCCGGTTGATGCTGACTACCAGCCTGTGCCGCCCGGTATACAATCGTACACGGTTCTCGTCAGCAACCTCGCCAACCGGGTGCAACCGATCCTGCGCTACGACCTCGGCGACAGCGTCCTGGAGCGCCCCGATCCTTGCCCGTGCGGGAACCCGCTGCCTGCGATCCGCGTGCAAGGTCGCGCCGCTGATATGCTTGTCTTTCCTACGGATCATGGTGAACGGATTACGGTTCCGCCGCTGCTGTTCGGCACCTCGATTTATCACATCCCAGGCATCGAGCAGTTCCAGGTCTTGCAGACCGCGCCGTTGAGCCTGCGCGTGCGCCTGCGCCTGGCACATGACTCCGAGCCGAATCGCGTGTGGGATGCGGTGCATACCGAGATCACATGCCTGCTCGCCAACCATAAGCTCAATCACGTTACACTCGAGCACGCCGATGAACCGCCGGAGCAAACGCCAGGCGGCAAGTACCGCGAGGTAATTTCGTTACGTTAA
- a CDS encoding methyltransferase produces MKIFLPVYFLLFFGLAMFWRSYIAWKRTGINPYKLGNGDTVHDFVGKLFRLTLIATALIVFVFSFLEGYYHWLSPITWMNSSVLMIIGIILLILALIWVLVAQIQMGDSWRIGIDEESKSTLVQHGLFGVSRNPIFLGMLIMLVGLLLLLPTAATLTVTVLGFVLIHVQVRLEEAFLTEKYGEDYRKYQMSVRRWI; encoded by the coding sequence TTGAAAATCTTTCTCCCCGTTTACTTCCTGCTGTTCTTTGGACTCGCCATGTTCTGGCGCTCGTATATTGCCTGGAAACGAACAGGCATCAACCCCTACAAACTTGGCAATGGCGATACCGTTCATGACTTCGTTGGCAAACTATTCCGCCTGACCCTGATCGCTACCGCGCTGATCGTGTTCGTGTTTTCCTTCCTGGAAGGGTACTATCACTGGCTGTCCCCAATCACATGGATGAATTCCTCCGTGCTGATGATCATCGGGATCATATTGCTCATATTGGCTTTGATCTGGGTGTTGGTCGCCCAAATCCAAATGGGCGACTCGTGGCGGATCGGCATTGACGAAGAAAGCAAATCCACTCTGGTTCAGCATGGCTTGTTCGGCGTTTCGCGCAATCCCATCTTCCTGGGGATGCTGATTATGCTGGTGGGGCTGCTATTGTTATTGCCCACTGCAGCCACCCTGACCGTTACCGTACTTGGTTTTGTCCTGATCCATGTTCAAGTGCGGCTGGAGGAAGCATTCCTCACAGAGAAATATGGCGAGGACTACCGCAAGTACCAGATGAGTGTTCGCCGCTGGATCTAA
- a CDS encoding metalloregulator ArsR/SmtB family transcription factor: protein MIMISAPSKTDLQAKLFRGFGDPSRLGILDALRNGPLTVSEIVEATGLSQPNVSNHLGCLRDCGLVVAEQEGRYVTYHLSDDRVGELLALAESLLADVARGVYECTRYNIPRTESRK, encoded by the coding sequence ATGATTATGATCTCTGCACCTTCCAAAACCGACCTCCAAGCCAAACTATTCCGCGGCTTCGGCGATCCGTCTCGTCTGGGAATTCTCGATGCGCTACGCAATGGCCCACTCACGGTGAGCGAAATCGTCGAGGCGACCGGCCTCTCGCAGCCTAATGTCTCGAACCATCTGGGCTGTTTGCGCGACTGCGGCCTTGTGGTCGCTGAGCAGGAGGGCCGCTATGTCACCTATCATTTGAGCGATGATCGAGTGGGTGAACTGTTGGCTCTGGCTGAATCGCTTCTGGCGGATGTCGCGCGCGGGGTCTATGAATGTACTCGTTACAACATCCCGCGGACAGAAAGTCGCAAGTAG
- the lspA gene encoding signal peptidase II: MKLQLRFLIALLIALAVDGLTKTWAERTLSLYTPIPLIGQFFRLTLGYNTGVAFGLFANGGIGPLILTGLIIIVLAVWMVRALRAGEIPPVAAFPIGMILGGAVANFVDRLPDGRVTDFLDMGWSAARWPTFNLADGFIVLGVSLLMLTISKQSRDDALVGEESFT, from the coding sequence ATGAAACTGCAACTTCGTTTTCTCATTGCACTACTTATTGCTCTTGCAGTTGATGGGCTGACCAAAACCTGGGCCGAAAGGACTCTGTCGCTTTATACCCCCATCCCTCTCATCGGACAATTCTTTCGTTTGACGTTGGGCTACAACACAGGTGTGGCATTTGGATTGTTCGCGAATGGCGGGATTGGACCACTGATACTCACGGGACTCATCATTATCGTCCTGGCAGTTTGGATGGTGCGCGCGCTGCGTGCGGGTGAGATTCCGCCTGTTGCAGCCTTTCCCATTGGGATGATTCTCGGTGGCGCAGTAGCCAACTTTGTAGATCGCCTACCCGATGGCCGCGTCACAGACTTTCTGGATATGGGCTGGAGCGCGGCTCGCTGGCCGACTTTCAACCTGGCAGATGGTTTTATCGTGCTCGGCGTCTCTCTCTTGATGCTGACAATTTCCAAACAAAGCCGCGATGATGCTCTTGTGGGTGAAGAATCTTTCACATGA
- a CDS encoding metalloregulator ArsR/SmtB family transcription factor: protein MAKDKVTPAVASDLANLFDALSDPTRILIISALLNGEVGVSELVERLGLTKSAVSHQLRGLRDKRLIRTRKQGRNVFVCLDDDHVIELFKRGLDHVLHG, encoded by the coding sequence GTGGCAAAGGATAAGGTCACCCCTGCAGTCGCCTCCGATCTCGCCAACCTGTTCGATGCGTTGAGCGACCCGACGCGCATTCTCATTATCAGCGCTTTGCTGAATGGAGAAGTTGGCGTCAGTGAACTTGTGGAGCGCCTGGGGCTGACCAAGTCCGCGGTCTCGCATCAGTTGCGTGGACTGCGTGACAAGCGGCTTATTCGCACCCGCAAACAGGGACGTAATGTATTCGTTTGTCTCGATGACGATCATGTGATCGAACTGTTCAAGCGCGGACTTGATCACGTCCTGCATGGTTAA